The Streptomyces sp. ICC1 DNA window AGTGCTCTTCGCCGTCGCGCTGAGCGTCGTACCGGCGCTCTCCGCGATGCCGGCCGGCACGTACATCTACGCGCACAAGCTGCTGGGCCGGAACTGGGATCCCACGATGCCGGTCATCGTGCTCGGCAGCACCCTGGTCAACGGCGTGCTGGCCGTGCTGGCGGACGGCTCGGCGCGGCTGCTCTTCGGGGCCGCGGCCGTGCTGCTGCTGGGGGTCTCGGGGGTCTCCCACCTCTGCAACGTGCCGATCAACCGCCGGGTCAAGTCGATCACCGACGAGTCCGCGATCCCCTCGGACTGGGAGGACCCGCGCCCCTTGTGGCGGAGCTACCACCACCTGCGGACGGTTCTGGCCGTCCTGGCGCTGCTCGTCACGTCGGCGGGGGTGACTACGCTCTGACCGGCCGCGCCCCTCAGCGCACCGTGCCGGGAGGCCGGCCCCGTACCCACGGGGCCGGCCTCCCGGTGTTCGGCCCTCCCTGCGTCCGGAGAGTGCGCACCGCGCGGCCCGCAGGGCCCGTCCCGTACGGCGGGCCGGACAGCACGATGCCCCTGCGGTGGCGGCCTTCGACGGGCGAAGGCCGCGCAGGGGCAACCGATACGGGACCACCCGGCAGCCTGGGGAGAGGCTGCCGGGTGGTCCTTGCGTGCGGTGCGGGCCGCCGTCAGGCAGCCGACGCGGGGACGATGTGGCGGACGATCTCCGTCACGTTCATGCCGCCGCCCTTGCGGTACGGCTTCAGCCGCTGGCGGTGGACGACGTGGCGGGCGCTCAGCTCGAAGGCGCGGAACCGCGGTTCGTCCTCCCAGTCCGTGAGGACCCAGTAGACGCCCTCGTCCTCCGTGTCGCGCACCAGCGTCTGGCCGAGGTTCGCCGGCTCGCGGGAGATCGACTCGCCGATCTCCGACCAGGTCTGCTCGAAGTCCCGGGCCAGCTCGGGGAAGATCTCCATACGCAGGATCACTCGGTGGGTCATCGCTCCTCATGCCTTCCCAGCAGGCGCTCCATCGCGGAGCGCAGCGTGTTGCGGGTGAATACCGGGGCGTCGCCGCAACGCCAGGCGACCACCCCGTCGGGCCGTACCAGGACCGCACCCTGGGCGGTCACCCCGTACAGCTCCGGCCAGCGGTCGTCGAGGTCGGTCAGTTCCGAGCCGACTCCGTACACCGCCAGCGGTACGCCCAGTTCGTGCGAGACCGCGCGGGCCGCGTCCAGCCACGGGCCGTTGACGGGGCCCGTGAGCAGCACCGGCCGGTCCCCGAACAGGTCCAGGGCGGAGATCTCCGAGCCGCCCTTCAGCAGGCGCAGGTGCGGCGCCCGGCTGCCGGGCCGGCCGTGGTTCTGCGCGGACCACACCCCGTGCCCCGCCGGCATGCCCTCGTCCCAGGGCGTCACCGCGGAGGAGCTGTACCGCCAGGAGAGCCAGACCAGGGCGTCCTCGACGATGTCGGGGTGCGCGGGCTCCTGTTCGCGGCCGTCCAGGCGCACCCGGTCCTTCGATCGCAGCACCGCCTGCTCGACCGTCGCGGCGGAGACCGGGCGGCGCTCCTCGTCGTAGCTGTCCAGCAGGGCCGGGTCGGCCCAGCCGTCGATGACGGCGGAGAGCTTCCAGGCCAGGTTGTGGGCGTCCTGGATGCCCGTACTGGAACCGAAACCGCCGCTGGGCGGCATCACGTGCGCCGCGTCCCCGACCAGGAAGACCCGGCCGCCGCGGAACGAGGAGGCCGTGCGGGCCGCGCTCTCCCACGGGGAGGCGGAGAGGATCTCGGGCGCGAGGCCGGGGACACCGGCCGCCGCGCGGACCAGGTCCGCGCACCGCTGCGGGGTGAAGGACTCCAGCGGCTCCGACTCCGGGTCGTACACGAGGTGCAGCAGCCACTCGTCGGTGTTGTTGAGGGGCATCAGCGCGCCCCGCACTTGCTCGTTGAACACGTAGCACATCAGGAAGCGGCGGCCGGCGAACTGCTCGGTCAGGTCGGCGCGGAAGTGCACGTTCACGTAGTGGCCGAGCACCTCCCCGTCGAAGGGGATCCCCAGGGACTGGCGGACCCCGCTGTGGGCGCCGTCCGCCGCGACGAGGTAGCGGGCCTTGATCTCCCGCTCGGCGCCGGTGGCGCGGTCCCTGACGTACGCGGTGACCTCCTCGCCCTCGGGCCCCTCCTGATCGACGGAGAGCAGCTCGGTGTTGAACCGCAAGGCCACGCCGAGCCGCTCGGCGCGTCCCCGCAGCACGTCCTCCAGCTCGCCCTGGTGGCACAGCGCCCAGCCCGTCGGCGACAGCAGGCCGATGTCGGCCTGCACGTCCATGACGTACTTCTCGTCGAGCGTTCCGAGTTCCGGCCCGGCCAGTGAACCGGCCGTCACCACCCCGGAGTTCCCGGCGAGAAGGCGCGCCGAGGGCATGGCCCTGATCTCCTGCTCGACACCGGCCGAGCGCATCAGCTCCATGGCCCGCGGATGGACCCCGCGGGCGCGCGGGTGCCCGGAGAGCTCGGGCTGCCGCTCGACGAGCAGGCAGTCCACCCCCTGCTGGGCGAGGAAGACGGCAGTGGACAGCCCTGCCAGCCCCCCGCCGACCACGAGGACGTCGACGTTCCGGAGCGTGCTCCGGGTGGTACTCAGCACAGCCTCACACTCCCTACTGCGGTTGGTATTCCACGAGCACGGACGCGTCCTTGTCGCCGTCGCCCGCGGCGATCACGGCCGCGTACCGCTTCCGTACGACGTCCAGTACGGGCAGCTCTGCACCGAGCGCGGCCGCCGCCTCCTGCGCGATCCGGATGTCCTTCTCCATCAGCTCGGAGCGGAAGAAGGCCGGCTCGTAGGAGCGCTTGAGCATCAGATCGGCGCGGAAGCGCATCACCAGGGAGCTGAAGCCGCTGCCGGCGATCGCGCTGATCAGCTGGTCGCGGTCGAGGCCCGCGGCCACGCCGTAGCCGACGGACTCGGCGAGCGAGGCGACCTGCGCGCCGAGCAGGAGGTTGAGGATCAGCTTCATGGCGGCCGCGTTGCCCGGGGCCCCGACGTGCGTGACCTCGCTGCCTATCGCCTCCAGGACCGGGCGGGCGTCGTAGAGGTCCGCCGGGTCGCCGGAGACGTACACGCGCAACTGGCCCTTGCGGGCCTGGAGCGGGTTGCCGACGACACAGGCCTCGACGCGGCGCAGGCCCTTGTCCGCCAGGCGGACGGCGGCCTCGCGGGCGTAGCCCGGCGAGACCGTCGAGGTGTCGACGACGATGGTGCCGGGGGCCAGTACGGGCACCACCCGGCCGAACAGGATCTCCTCGACCGCCTTCTCGTCGGAGAGGCTCAGCACGACGATGTCGTGTCCGGCGGCGGCGCGCTCGGGTGCGTCGGCGAGCTTGGCACCCGCCTCGACGAGTCCGGCCGCCTTGGAGGCGGTCCGGTTGTAGACGGTCAGGGCGTACCCGGACTCCACCAGGCGGCCGGCCATGCCGCCGCCCATGTTGCCCAGGCCGATGAAGGCCAACTGTCGGTTGGTCATGGGAGGTTCTCTTTCGTTTCCGGGCCGGCTGCCGGTTCGGGAGTCCGGGGCGAGCGGCGTCGAGGGGTACGGCCGTGAAGCCGTCAGTACGCCGCGTCGACCTCGTAGAGGGCGAAGGGGGCGCTCGTACGGTTGTCGCGGAACGGCCGCAGCGGGGCGGTGTCCTCGCGGTGCTCCGCCCCCTCCTCCCAGACCTGGAAGGCGGCCATGGACTCCCAGCGGCTGACCACGACGAGCGCGGTCGGGTCGCCGGGGGACCTCAGCAGCTCGTTGCCGAGCATGCCGGGAACCCCCGCGAGCCGCTTGCTGACCAGGTGGTAGGCGTCCCGTACGGCGGCCAGCTGCTCCTCGTCGAAGGCCGCCTGGTAGACCAGGACCCTCACCTCACCGGGCATCGGCCGCAGCCTTGCCCTCGATGGTGGTGAGCACCTCCATGACGTGGAAGGAGCCGCCCTTGCGGAAGGGGTGCAGGGTCGCCCGGTGTTCGAGGTGTGCGGGGCTCTCCTCGAACTCGCGGAAACGCGGCTCGTCCGTCCAGTCGCTGATGATCACGAAGATCGTCTTGTCGCCGGCCGTGCGGGCGTCCTCGCGGGCGAGGGACTGGCCGAGGTTCGCCGGGTGACCGGTGACCGCATCGGTGCCCTCGTGCCAGGCCTTCTCGAAGTCGGCCTCCTTGCCGGGCTCGATCTCCATGCGGAGCATCACGCGGAAGGCCATCAGGAGATACCTCCGTCGACACCGATCGTGTTGCCGGTGACGTAGCGGGACAGGTCGCTGGCGAGCCACAGGATGGCGCCGGCCACCTCGTCGGGGGTGCCGAGCCGGCCCAGGGCGGTCTTCGCGCCGTACCGCTCCGACATCAGCTTCTGCTGGTCGGCCGGCATCGCGAAGAAGTTCTCGGTCTCGATGACGCCGAGCGCGACCACGTTGAAGCGGATGCCCTGCGGGCCGAACTCCTTGGCCAGCGAGCGGTTCAGGCCCACGAGCGCGGCCTTCGTGGTGGTGTAGTGCGCGCGCAGCGGGATGCCGGCGTCGACGGCGCGGGAGCCGATCGAGACGACGGAGGAGCCCTCGCCGAGCAGCGGCAGCGCGTTCTGGATGACCAGGTGGGCGCCGGTGATGTTGGTGGCGAGGATCCGGTTCCACTCGTCGAGCGGGAGGTCCTTGTACGGGACGTGGCTGATGGCGCCGGCGTTGTTGACCAGGAGGTCCAGGCGGCCGCCGGTCAGCTCGCCGACCTGCCGGAGCAGGCCCGCGATCTCCTCGGGCTGGGAGAGGTCGGCGCGCAGCACGTGGTGGGTGCCGCCGATCTCCTTCAGCTCGTTCTCCAGGGAGGTGACGAAGTCGCTTTCGCGCTGGTAGCAGGTGATGACGTCGACACCGGCGTGGGCGAGCGCCAGAACGACGCCTCGGCCGACACCGCGGGTGCCGCCGGTGACCAGGGCCTTCTTGCCCCGGAGTTCGAGGTCCATGGGTGTTCCTCCGTGAAGTTGCGTATCGAGGGAAAGCGGTGCGGCGGAGCGGGACGCCTCAGAGCAGGAAGCCCAGCGCCGTGCAGTTCAAGGCGAGCGCGGCGATGGTCAGCCAGCTGCGCCGGCGGTTCCAGGCACCCCAGACCTTGCGGGGGTCGCGCTCGGCGAAGTCGCCGGGCAGGTTGTCCGGGTCGAGGGTGCGCATCCACCGGTTGACCGGGACGTTCTTGATGACCGAGATGGCGGCCGTGACCAGGGCGAGCAGCGCCGCCGCGGCGAACAGGGTCCGTGCCCCGGCCACCGGCGCGCCGATCGCCAGCGCCACGTCACAGGCGATCGTGCCGACCAGGCAGATGGGCATCGCCGGGTCGTAGCGCGTTCCGAAGAACGCGTGCGCGTTGACGTAGCGGTCGGCGGGCAGCGAGGCCAGGTAGGGGAAGCCGCCGAGCTGGGTGCCGAAGAGGACTCCGGCGGCCAGCCCGTTGAGCAGCAGGACCAGCGGAGCGATGAAGGTCAGCACCGTCGGCTCCTCAGCGGACGAGGGCGCGGGCCTGGGCTTCGACCCGTTCCTTGATGAGGTCCATCTGGATCTTGGTGTTGCGGTTCAGGTACTCCGTCATGGCGTTGTCCGTGGCCGGGGCCTCGGGCTTCATGTGGAAGTCCTGGATCCAGCGCATCCGCACGCCGCCCGAGGGCTCCTGCGTGTACTCCCACGTGATGTGCATGTAGTCGAACGGGCCGGTCTCCACGCGCTGGGCAGAAACCGTGCGGGCCGCGGCGTCACCGGTGCGGCGCGAGACCCAGCTCCAGACGTTGCCGTCCTCGTCCGGGTGCATGGTCAGGCGGAAGACGATGGTGTCGTCGCCCTCCCGCTCGATCACCTCGGCGCTGGCGTACTCGCTGAACAGGTTCGGCCAGTTCGGGACGTCGTTGGTGATGTCCCAGACGACGTCCATGGGGGCGTCGATGACGATGAAGTTGTCGGTGTGTCCAGCCACGGTTCCGTGCTCCTCTGTGGTGTCTGCTCGGTTCGTGTCTTCAGGCGTGTCGGCCGTGTGGGGGGAGGTGCGCCGGGTCAGCGACCGAGGACGAGAGCGGAGGTGAAGCCTCCGTGACCGCGGGCCAGAACCAGTGCGTGGCGCAGGGGCTGCTCCCGGGGGGCTCCCGTGACCAGGTCGATCTCGAAGCCGGGTGCGAGCGTGCGGACGTGGGGGGTGTGGGGGATCACGCCCTCGCGCAGCGACAGCAGGGCGGTGGCGACGTCGAGCGGCGCGCCTCCGCCGTACAGCCGGCCGGTGAGCGTCTTCGGCGCGGTGACCGGGACGCCCCGGGGGCCGAAGATCGCGGTGATGGTGCGCGCCTCGTCGAGGTCGTCGGCGGGGACGCCCGCGGCGTCGGCGAAGACGACGTCGATGTCGGCCGGGGTGAGGCCGGCGTCGGCGATGGCGGCCTCGGCCGTGCGGCGCAGTGCGCGCGGCCGCTCGGACTCGGGCGCCGGGTCGAAGCCCGAGGCGTAGCCGAGGACCCGCCCGTAGGCGGTGGCGCCGCGCTCGTCGGCGGCCTCGGCGCTCTCCAGTACGAGGATCGCGCCGCCCTCTCCGGGCAGGTAGCCGGAGGCGTCGGCGTCGAACGGCACGTAGGCGCGCTCCGGGTCGGGGACCCGGGAGAGCTTGCCGTTGGTCAGCTGCGCGGTCAGGGCGTACGGGCACAGCGAGGCGTCCGTACCGCCGGTGACCACGAGCCGGGAACCCTTGCGGGTCAGGCGCCGGGCCTGGCCGATGGCGTCGAGTCCGCCGGCCTGCTCGCCCGCGAGCACTCCGCACGGGCCGCGCATCTTGTGCTTGATGGACACCTGGCCGGTGGTCGCCGCGTAGAACCAGGCGATCGACTGGTAGGCGCCGACCCAGCCCGGGTCGTTCTGGTAGAGCGCGGTCATCTCCTTCTGGCCGAACTCCGTGCCACCGGAGGACGAGGAGGTGACGACGGCCATCTCGTACTCGGGGATGGCGCCCAGATCGGCGCCCGAGTCCTCGAGGGCCGCCTCGCTGGCGGCCAGTGCGAGATGGGTCCAGTGGTCGGTCTGCGAGATGAGCCGGTTCGGCTTGACGGAGTCCTGGGCGCTGAAGCCCGGTACCTGTCCGGCGTGCTGGACCGGGTAGCTCGACGGGTCGAACCGGCCGATCCGACCGATCCCCGACTTCCCGGCGAGCACCGAGGCCCAGTGGGCCTCGACGCCGACACCGGTGGGAGCGAAGATCCCGAGTCCGGTGATCACCGGGGGGCGGTGGTCGGGGGAGGGGGCCATCATTCAGCTCCTTCCGGCCGCGGCCGCGGCGGAGCCGGGGCGCGCGAGCAGCATGGCCGTCTGGAAGCCGCCGAAGCCGCTGCCGACGGTGAGGACGACGTCCATGGAGTGGTCGCGGGCCGTGATCGGGACGTAGTCCAGATCGCAGAGCGGGTCCTTGGTCGTCAGGTTGGCGGTGGGCGGGACGACCTGCCGGTCGAGCGCCAGGGCGCTGGCCGCCACCTCGATGGAGCCGATGGCGCCCAGCGAGTGGCCGACCATCGACTTGATGGAGCTGACCGGGATGTCGTAGGCGTGGCTGCCCAGGCTCCGCTTGAACGCGGCCGTCTCGTGCCGGTCGTTCTGCAGGGTGCCCGAGCCGTGCGCGTTGATGTAGCCCACGGCGGTCGGGTCGATCTTGGCCTGGTTCAGGGCCACGCCGATGGCCTCGGCCATCTCGCGCCCGTCGGGCTTGAGACCGGTCATGTGGTACGCGTTGCTGCGCCCGGCGAAGCCGACGATCTCGGCGTAGATGCGGGCGCCGCGGGCGATGGCCGCCTCGCGCTCCTCGATGACCATGACGGCGGAGCCCTCGGCGAGCACGAAGCCGTCGCGCGTCCCGTCGAAGGGGCGCGACGCGTGCGCCGGGTCGTCGTTGTTCGCCGTGGTCGCCTTGATCGCGTCGAAACAGGCCGAGGTGATCGGCGAGATCGGCGCGTCGGTGGCGCCGGCGATGGCGACGTCCGCGGAGCCCTCCTCGATGAGCTGGACGGCGTGCCCGATGGAGTCCAGGCCCGAGGTGCAGCCGGTGGAGACCAGCGCGACCGGGCCCTCGGCCCCGACCTCCCAGGCGACCTCGGCCGCCAGGGTGGAGGGGATCATGTAGCCGTACAGGTGCGGGACGCCGTACTCGTGGTCGACGAGCCACTTGCGGCCGCTGTCGGAGAGGGTGACGTACTCCTCCTCCAGGCCCATCGTGCAGCCGACGGCCGAACCGATGGAGACCGTGAGCCGCTCGGGGGCCAGCGAGGAGAGCTGGATCCCGCTGTCCGCCACCGCCTCCCGGGCGGAGACGACGGCGAACTGCGCGGCGCGGTCCATCCGGCGGACCTGGCGCGGGGTCAGCCCCGAGGCGGCCGGGTCGAAGTCGACCTCGGCCGCGACCTGCGAGCGGAACGCGCCCGCGTTGAACAGGGAGATCCGCCGGGTGGCGGTGCGTCCCTCGGACAGCGTCCCCCAGAACGCCTCACGGCCCACCCCGCCCGGCACGACCGTGCCGATGCCGGTGATGACGGCCCGTCGGGTCACTTGGCACCGCCGACATCGGGGTTGGCCTGCTCGGGACGCTGGGCCACCTCGGTGTCGACGTGGCCGTACTCGGGGCTCGGCGCGAGCGGCGAGAGGTGGAAGGCGCAGCGGGCCGTGGTCTCGCCGACGTTGACCAGGCGGTGGCGCACGCCGATCGGGACCAGCAGCGAGTCGCCGGCGCCGAGGGTGAGCTTCTGGCCGTCGAGCGTCATCTCCAGCGTGCCGTCGACGACGTGCAGGAACTCCTCGGAGTACGGGTGGTAGTGCTCCGTGATCCAGTCGGCCGGGTCGAGGGTCATGACCCCGCCGAATCCGGAGGTGCAGCCCACGCT harbors:
- a CDS encoding antibiotic biosynthesis monooxygenase family protein, giving the protein MTHRVILRMEIFPELARDFEQTWSEIGESISREPANLGQTLVRDTEDEGVYWVLTDWEDEPRFRAFELSARHVVHRQRLKPYRKGGGMNVTEIVRHIVPASAA
- a CDS encoding cupin domain-containing protein, producing MTTAISRTVKVASDEVEANTKRGGDIRVTLSPKSVGCTSGFGGVMTLDPADWITEHYHPYSEEFLHVVDGTLEMTLDGQKLTLGAGDSLLVPIGVRHRLVNVGETTARCAFHLSPLAPSPEYGHVDTEVAQRPEQANPDVGGAK
- a CDS encoding antibiotic biosynthesis monooxygenase family protein, whose amino-acid sequence is MAFRVMLRMEIEPGKEADFEKAWHEGTDAVTGHPANLGQSLAREDARTAGDKTIFVIISDWTDEPRFREFEESPAHLEHRATLHPFRKGGSFHVMEVLTTIEGKAAADAR
- a CDS encoding SRPBCC family protein: MAGHTDNFIVIDAPMDVVWDITNDVPNWPNLFSEYASAEVIEREGDDTIVFRLTMHPDEDGNVWSWVSRRTGDAAARTVSAQRVETGPFDYMHITWEYTQEPSGGVRMRWIQDFHMKPEAPATDNAMTEYLNRNTKIQMDLIKERVEAQARALVR
- a CDS encoding SDR family oxidoreductase translates to MDLELRGKKALVTGGTRGVGRGVVLALAHAGVDVITCYQRESDFVTSLENELKEIGGTHHVLRADLSQPEEIAGLLRQVGELTGGRLDLLVNNAGAISHVPYKDLPLDEWNRILATNITGAHLVIQNALPLLGEGSSVVSIGSRAVDAGIPLRAHYTTTKAALVGLNRSLAKEFGPQGIRFNVVALGVIETENFFAMPADQQKLMSERYGAKTALGRLGTPDEVAGAILWLASDLSRYVTGNTIGVDGGIS
- a CDS encoding anthrone oxygenase family protein, whose protein sequence is MLTFIAPLVLLLNGLAAGVLFGTQLGGFPYLASLPADRYVNAHAFFGTRYDPAMPICLVGTIACDVALAIGAPVAGARTLFAAAALLALVTAAISVIKNVPVNRWMRTLDPDNLPGDFAERDPRKVWGAWNRRRSWLTIAALALNCTALGFLL
- a CDS encoding FAD-dependent monooxygenase encodes the protein MLSTTRSTLRNVDVLVVGGGLAGLSTAVFLAQQGVDCLLVERQPELSGHPRARGVHPRAMELMRSAGVEQEIRAMPSARLLAGNSGVVTAGSLAGPELGTLDEKYVMDVQADIGLLSPTGWALCHQGELEDVLRGRAERLGVALRFNTELLSVDQEGPEGEEVTAYVRDRATGAEREIKARYLVAADGAHSGVRQSLGIPFDGEVLGHYVNVHFRADLTEQFAGRRFLMCYVFNEQVRGALMPLNNTDEWLLHLVYDPESEPLESFTPQRCADLVRAAAGVPGLAPEILSASPWESAARTASSFRGGRVFLVGDAAHVMPPSGGFGSSTGIQDAHNLAWKLSAVIDGWADPALLDSYDEERRPVSAATVEQAVLRSKDRVRLDGREQEPAHPDIVEDALVWLSWRYSSSAVTPWDEGMPAGHGVWSAQNHGRPGSRAPHLRLLKGGSEISALDLFGDRPVLLTGPVNGPWLDAARAVSHELGVPLAVYGVGSELTDLDDRWPELYGVTAQGAVLVRPDGVVAWRCGDAPVFTRNTLRSAMERLLGRHEER
- a CDS encoding DUF1772 domain-containing protein; the encoded protein is MIEALGVAALLGSGVTAGVLFAVALSVVPALSAMPAGTYIYAHKLLGRNWDPTMPVIVLGSTLVNGVLAVLADGSARLLFGAAAVLLLGVSGVSHLCNVPINRRVKSITDESAIPSDWEDPRPLWRSYHHLRTVLAVLALLVTSAGVTTL
- a CDS encoding NAD(P)-dependent oxidoreductase; this translates as MTNRQLAFIGLGNMGGGMAGRLVESGYALTVYNRTASKAAGLVEAGAKLADAPERAAAGHDIVVLSLSDEKAVEEILFGRVVPVLAPGTIVVDTSTVSPGYAREAAVRLADKGLRRVEACVVGNPLQARKGQLRVYVSGDPADLYDARPVLEAIGSEVTHVGAPGNAAAMKLILNLLLGAQVASLAESVGYGVAAGLDRDQLISAIAGSGFSSLVMRFRADLMLKRSYEPAFFRSELMEKDIRIAQEAAAALGAELPVLDVVRKRYAAVIAAGDGDKDASVLVEYQPQ
- a CDS encoding ketosynthase chain-length factor, whose amino-acid sequence is MMAPSPDHRPPVITGLGIFAPTGVGVEAHWASVLAGKSGIGRIGRFDPSSYPVQHAGQVPGFSAQDSVKPNRLISQTDHWTHLALAASEAALEDSGADLGAIPEYEMAVVTSSSSGGTEFGQKEMTALYQNDPGWVGAYQSIAWFYAATTGQVSIKHKMRGPCGVLAGEQAGGLDAIGQARRLTRKGSRLVVTGGTDASLCPYALTAQLTNGKLSRVPDPERAYVPFDADASGYLPGEGGAILVLESAEAADERGATAYGRVLGYASGFDPAPESERPRALRRTAEAAIADAGLTPADIDVVFADAAGVPADDLDEARTITAIFGPRGVPVTAPKTLTGRLYGGGAPLDVATALLSLREGVIPHTPHVRTLAPGFEIDLVTGAPREQPLRHALVLARGHGGFTSALVLGR
- a CDS encoding beta-ketoacyl-[acyl-carrier-protein] synthase family protein, whose protein sequence is MTRRAVITGIGTVVPGGVGREAFWGTLSEGRTATRRISLFNAGAFRSQVAAEVDFDPAASGLTPRQVRRMDRAAQFAVVSAREAVADSGIQLSSLAPERLTVSIGSAVGCTMGLEEEYVTLSDSGRKWLVDHEYGVPHLYGYMIPSTLAAEVAWEVGAEGPVALVSTGCTSGLDSIGHAVQLIEEGSADVAIAGATDAPISPITSACFDAIKATTANNDDPAHASRPFDGTRDGFVLAEGSAVMVIEEREAAIARGARIYAEIVGFAGRSNAYHMTGLKPDGREMAEAIGVALNQAKIDPTAVGYINAHGSGTLQNDRHETAAFKRSLGSHAYDIPVSSIKSMVGHSLGAIGSIEVAASALALDRQVVPPTANLTTKDPLCDLDYVPITARDHSMDVVLTVGSGFGGFQTAMLLARPGSAAAAAGRS
- a CDS encoding antibiotic biosynthesis monooxygenase family protein yields the protein MPGEVRVLVYQAAFDEEQLAAVRDAYHLVSKRLAGVPGMLGNELLRSPGDPTALVVVSRWESMAAFQVWEEGAEHREDTAPLRPFRDNRTSAPFALYEVDAAY